One Canis lupus baileyi chromosome 1, mCanLup2.hap1, whole genome shotgun sequence genomic window, CACCAAATTTGTAACAGAACTAAAGTGAATTTGCTCTTTGATGAGTCACAGAAACTACACAGTGGGGTTGTCAgacaaaggaaaatttatttacaGCAAATAAGGGGATCACTGAGTATAACTTCCAAAGCTAAGACCCCCAGAGCAAGAGTGAatgggttccttttatttaggcTTAGAATGAATATTTAGAAAGAGGAGCCTTGTCATCTTATGTAGAGGTGGTGGGCATACGGTCATGCATCTGGCTTAAGGAAACCATTCTATGCATACTTTGTTATATATATGAGGTTTGTACTCCTGGGGGAAGgatttagtattataatgagatAAAGGTAACTGTACGTCACTCTAAGGGTCACTGTATGTGCATCTGCACAGGTTGAATTGGCAGTTAAGCCCAAACTGATCTGGGTGGTCTGGCTACTGGAGCATTTAGTCAGGGCAGTATTTACTGCTTGTACCGttgtttttgtttccatcatGGGAGACTATGTccctgggttttttgttttgttttgttttgttttgcctgaaTTTTAAGATAAGCTGGAAGAAAGAGCTTAAGGAAAATTTGGTACAAAAGTAAGTGGGTGCTAGTAGGTGAGCAGTAAAAGTCAAGTCATGGGGTCTAGCTGGTGTTGCTAACTCCCTCTTTCATCTTAGGTACATTGTGAACTCTGCCTAAGGCCACTTGGTAACTGTGGTATTTATTGCAGGGACTGCTGACATTCAGGGATGTGACCATAGAATTCTCTCAGGAGGAGTGGGGATGCCTGAACCACACTCAGCGGGAATTGTACAGGGATGTGATGTTAGAGAACTATGGAAACCTTCTCTTCTTGGGTGAGGATAACTTCCTTCCAGACTTCCCAAACCACACTCAGGGTTTTGTTCCTTCCCTTGAAGACCATCTCTTGGAAGAGTCTTCTTTGCACGACTGGAATTCAGATCGCTGCATTAAGGGAAGTAAGTAGGGGGTTATAGGTGGAGAGAAAAATCTTCACGATGTGTCCTTTTAGGCTTTATTTCCCCTTCCTTAAAGCAACATCATTACTTCTGTAGATTAGTGGCAGTTCTAGACATCAAGAGGCATAAAATGATACTCCTTACATCTTAAACTCCAATTTCCACTCCTTATTATTACATGTAGTACTTGCAAGTGGAACCCAAGATCTGAACATTGGAAATCCTTCCTGTGTGTAAAAGGGCTGTTGGACAACAGCTTTTGGGAAGTCATTTTCTAGAATTCTAAAATGTCCTCCCTTCTCTACTGAGCATAATACTGGATTGAAAATTAGAATCTTTAGCAATACTCATTCCTTTTTTCTAATAAACAGGTCTTGTTGTGTCAAAGCCAGACCTGATCATCTTTTTGGAGCAAAAGAGGGAGCTCTGGGATGTGAAGGGAAAGGAGACAGTAGCCTTCCATCCAGGTAGGTGGGAATGAATGAAGCAGATGACAGAAGTGAGGCCAAAGGTCAAGGAGGAAGGTAGACCATATATTGTGGTTTGGATAGCTCTCTTTGAGTAGAAATAAGTTTGAAAAGCATAGTTGTATTTCTCTTGCTGTCAGAGGGACATGCCCTGTCCAACACTTACCATGTTCTTACATCCTCTGAGGATTCTCCTTCATCTCTAGTGATCTTCCTTTATATTCACAGCATGGACAACATGCTCTACTTGGATGCTGAACGTCTCCATGATCTGAATGCTTTTCCATTGCTTTTGGAGGCCTGGGGAAATCTGTGTTAAGCCTTTCTAAGATCTGCTTTGCCTCAGGTCAGATGTGTGTGAGGGGAGTGGTGGGAATATTGGGGTTGGGTGCAGAAATCCCAAGAACAGTAGAGACAGATATCATCTATTTTCTGCTTTATGCTTTCCAATTATATGGAGACTTTAAATATAACCGTACAAAATTGAGACCGTAATTTCTTCAGATAACAAAGCACCTCCCTATAATGAGAAAATCTGATGCTTCATTTCACTTTacagtttcctttctttcatctGGCCTGAGATTAGAAATTGCAACTCAAGGCATTCCAGTTCCTCAGTTTAATGTTTCTACTTGTTCCTACATAAAGTCATGCCATAGAGGAGCTAGAACATTTAGTACTTAGAACTGATAGCATATAATAAAGTtccacatgatgagatgagcactgggtgttacactttatgttgacaaactgaatttaaataaaatttaagggatgcctgagtggctcagcagctcagcggtttagtgcctgccttcggcccagggcgtgacccccgggtcctgggatcgagtcccagatcgggctccctgcttgaagcctgcttctccctctgcctgtgtctctgcctctctctctctctctctctctctctctctctttctgtgtgattataataaataaagttaaaaaaaatcttaaaaataaattaaaaaaataaatagaatttaaaaagaaataaagtcccAGTTATTACCTTAATTATTAATAACtgcatcattttataattttgtctggTTTAATAAGTTCCTGTGACTGTGTCATATGCTTTCACTTcctaatttcttttatattagatttatttgatttttgagaTGGGAAGTTCTGATATGACATAGGCCTGTGCTTTATAAGAAATTagttatagggacacctgggtgactcagcagttgagcatctgcctttggctcagggtgtgatcccagagtcctgagatcaagtcccgcatcggatTCCCTACaggggagcttgtttctccctctgcctatgtctctgcctctctttctctctgtgtctctcacgagtgaataaataaaatcttttttttttttttaaagattttatttattcactcgtgagagacagagagagagagagagagagaggcagatatgcagagacacaggtggagggagaagtaggctccgtgcagggagcctgacgtgggattctatcctgggaCTGCCGGATCatatcatgccctgggatgaaggcaggtgctaaaccgctaagccatccagggatccccgaataaataaaatcctaaaaaaaagatgagttacATAATGCATAAaagttccatattttatttttattttaaaaaatattttatttatttatttatgagagacgcacacagagagaggcagagacagaggcagagggagaagcaggctccatgcagggagcccaatgtgggactcgattccaggtctccaggatcacgccctggactgaaggtggtgctaaaccgctggctGAGCCTTCAGGGCTGCCCACaagttctatattttaaaaaatgttttgttcatACGTGTaatttatttcaggaaaaatTAATCCTCAGacttttttctgctttcctgaaaatttatttgaatttaatcctaaatatttattatatataaaagaattatcagtatattttacaatttctgtgttgtttatttagaaatgaagGGCTTTTGTTTGCTTGATTCTAAGGAATGGATCACAGTTATatattctttgtaaaaataagCGGAACATATTAATAACatagtatatttatttaatgtcttttaaGTGCTTGTTCATAAAATTTTCCAGTAGACGTTTTTATGATTGATCATAATGAATTTCCTTCACAATTTTACTGCCACATAGACATGGTAATGATTCAAAatacttgatttttatatatgcacAGTCTCAGTCTAagattataataaaatagaattctttttaaataatgcatacatttttgttttttgagagaaagagagatagcagagggaagggggagagggagagagagaatctcagactccatgTCCTGTGCAGAGCCCAGTGCCAGGTTCCATCCATCTCGAGAGcctgagatcgtgacccgagctgaaatcaagagtcagtcatttaactgactgagccatccagctgccctAATAATACATGTATTATGTAACATTTTTTgggttaaattttgttttattctggttTTGCAATTCCATAATAATGTACTTTCTTTTGTATGGgactttatggtttttttttttttttttaaagattttatttattcatgagagactgaaagagagaggcagagacataggcagagcaagaagcaggcttcctgtggggagcctgatatgggactcgatgccaggacgccgggatcacaacctgagccagatcagatcatgaactgagctgaaggcactcaaccactgagacacccaggtgccctgtatggGACTTTTAACATATTAGTTagttgtgtttttgctttttacctACATGTTACATTTTTGGGGTAACCgttttcatctcattttaagATGATGTGGGTTCAACTCAAATATGGATCAATTGTATGTCTTTTGCCAAGAAAATTATGTACATATTTGTCTAAATATTAACCATACGTTGTTTGTGACTCCCGTATTTCCATGGTTAGTGGTTAGTGAATGTTTTATCATGTCTAGTTGAGTTGTCATAGTAATAGAATTAATTTCATtaactatttattgaagaatttATGTTCTCTTTGCATGAGAGAAACACTTTTAGAAttgaaggaactttttttttttttaattttatctatttattcatgagagacacatagagaggcagagacacaggcagagggagaggcaggctccatgcagggagcctgatgtgtgggactccatcctgggattccaggatcatgtcctgagccaaaggcagacgcctaaccactgagccacccaggcgtcccagacttaatgatttttatacttttatttaaaaaaaaatcctgtagcATTATAGCACCATAGATTTCTATAATTATgtgaatgtgtatttatttatttaaaagatttaatttatttgagagaaagcttGTGCtcacagggggagggacaaagagagaagcagactccctgctgagcagggagcctgacaggctcgattccaggactcccaAATCATGATCTTAGTTGAAGGTagatgctttaactgactgagccacccaggtgccccaatgtaaatatatttagcaGAGAGGTTCATACTTTTGTATGATTTTGGTTACtgtttaaaatccttttatttcCACTGGAAGGACTCCCCTTGATGTGCCTTGTAGGGCAGGTTAACTGGTAAAGTTCTAAGGGTTGTAATTTGGGAAAGCCTTCATTGCTCCATTTTTGCAAAAACAGTTTTTCAGTTTTGccagatagagtattcttggttgatATTTTTTGATCTCATCACCTGAATATATAGTCCCATGCActacttttataagaaattattCTCTGCTTAGAATCCCACTAATAATCATATAGGATAAGTTGCTTTTCTCATGctgtttcaaatttcttttttcacctGTGATTTTTGCTAGGTTACTTACAATGTGTCACTTTTTGTTCATGTCTTGACATTTATCCTGCTTTGAATTTACTGAGCTTGTTGAATTTGACTCTTTCCAGAAAGGTAGAAAGTACCAGCTTTTAGTTTTTCATGTAAAGTCTATGTTCCTTTCACTCTCCTCCTCTTTTGGGATCCCCTTATGTACATATTGGTCCACTCATTGGTATCCCATGAGTCCCTTAGACTCCAtccttttccacatttttctttgttcttcttcataGATAATACAAAACAAGGCATCTTAAAGatgtctgattctttcttctgcttgatcaaGTATGTTGCTgattcttcagtttatttttaaattcagtaattGTACTTTTCAGCTCCCAATTTCTGTTTGGTTGTCTCATACTTGTTAGCTCTTTGGGTGTTTATTTTGATCATGTATAGTTTTCCTGATATCAGTTACTTTCctatctttcctcttcttcttctatGGGTATCTTTATAATggttatttaaattctctgtaGGTAATTAATGGTTCTCTATTTATTTAGGGCCAGTTTGGGgacttaattttgtttctttgatagGAATGTGTTCTGTTTTTCCGTATGCTTTGTGATCTTTTATTGAAATTTGGGAATCAAACAAGAGAAACAGCTTCTGGGTCCCAGGCTTTAGGTACTTGTTTTGTACAAGAGAACACAAATAACAGCTGTGCTACTAATTCTGGGGCTTGTCAGACATGTTCTGGGGATGTGTAATGTCtgagtttttataattttccactTATAAGAgcgttttttttcttcttggagccTGAGATT contains:
- the LOC140600364 gene encoding KRAB domain-containing protein 5-like, producing MASSQGLLTFRDVTIEFSQEEWGCLNHTQRELYRDVMLENYGNLLFLGLVVSKPDLIIFLEQKRELWDVKGKETVAFHPGRWE